A window of the Gemmatimonadota bacterium genome harbors these coding sequences:
- a CDS encoding isocitrate/isopropylmalate family dehydrogenase, which produces MPKTITVIPGDGIGPEVMNATLQLLREAGADLDFEVQLAGIAALEAVQDPLPAATLDSIRRNGVALKGPLTTPLGSGFRSINVAIRKEFDLYANVRPALTLVPGQRYEDIDLVLIRENTEGLYVGVEHYIGLGGDARAAAESVMIITRFGSERIVRYAFEYAVKNGRRKVTLAHKANILKYTQGLFLDVGRQIAAEYEGRVAFEDRIIDATAMHLVKNPYGFDVLVMENMFGDILSDLMAGLVGGLGMAPAGNIGEDAAMFEAVHGSAPDIAGRGIANPTALMLAGAMMLDHVGQPEPAKRIRGALRQTLADPALRTGDVGGPLGTAPFTAAVTRNLS; this is translated from the coding sequence ATGCCAAAAACGATCACCGTGATCCCGGGGGATGGGATCGGGCCCGAAGTGATGAACGCCACGCTCCAGCTTCTGCGGGAGGCGGGAGCGGATCTCGACTTCGAAGTCCAGCTGGCCGGGATCGCCGCCCTCGAGGCGGTCCAGGATCCTCTCCCTGCGGCCACACTCGACTCGATCCGGAGGAACGGGGTGGCCCTGAAGGGTCCTCTCACCACGCCGCTCGGCTCCGGGTTTCGCTCGATCAACGTCGCGATCCGAAAGGAATTCGACCTCTACGCGAATGTCCGTCCGGCGCTCACCCTCGTCCCGGGCCAGAGGTACGAAGACATTGATCTCGTCCTCATTCGTGAAAATACCGAGGGGCTTTACGTGGGGGTGGAGCACTACATCGGCCTCGGCGGGGACGCGCGCGCCGCGGCCGAGTCGGTGATGATCATCACACGCTTCGGGTCGGAGCGAATTGTCCGATATGCTTTCGAATACGCCGTAAAAAACGGCCGCAGGAAGGTCACGCTCGCGCACAAGGCGAACATTCTGAAATACACGCAGGGACTTTTTCTGGACGTCGGACGCCAGATCGCCGCAGAGTATGAGGGACGGGTGGCGTTCGAGGATCGGATCATCGACGCGACGGCCATGCACCTCGTCAAGAATCCTTACGGCTTCGACGTCCTCGTGATGGAGAACATGTTCGGGGACATTCTGAGCGATCTCATGGCCGGGCTTGTCGGGGGGCTCGGGATGGCTCCTGCGGGAAACATCGGAGAAGACGCGGCGATGTTCGAAGCGGTGCACGGTTCGGCGCCCGACATCGCGGGGCGGGGGATCGCGAATCCGACGGCCCTCATGCTTGCAGGCGCCATGATGCTCGACCACGTGGGGCAGCCGGAGCCCGCAAAGCGTATCCGGGGTGCGCTTCGGCAGACTCTCGCCGACCCCGCCCTCCGCACGGGGGACGTAGGGGGCCCACTCGGGACGGCTCCCTTCACGGCGGCGGTGACCCGGAATCTCTCATGA
- the msrB gene encoding peptide-methionine (R)-S-oxide reductase MsrB, translating to MSAKGPAKVEKSDAEWREKLTSEQYEVTRKKGTERAFTGEYWDNKEPGMFRCVCCDAPLFSSETKYDSGTGWPSFHSAVDPQGIKEEEDHSLFARRTEVLCAACDAHLGHVFADGPAPTGLRYCINSAALRHDPESK from the coding sequence ATGAGTGCGAAGGGCCCGGCGAAAGTCGAAAAGAGCGACGCGGAGTGGCGGGAGAAGCTCACCTCCGAGCAGTACGAAGTGACGCGCAAAAAGGGGACGGAGCGCGCCTTCACGGGGGAATATTGGGACAACAAGGAACCGGGGATGTTCCGGTGCGTTTGCTGCGATGCTCCCCTCTTTTCCTCCGAGACCAAATACGACTCCGGGACGGGGTGGCCCTCCTTCCACAGCGCCGTGGATCCCCAAGGAATCAAGGAAGAGGAAGACCACTCGCTGTTCGCGCGCCGCACGGAGGTCCTCTGCGCGGCCTGCGACGCACACCTCGGGCATGTCTTCGCGGATGGGCCGGCACCGACGGGACTTCGTTACTGCATCAACTCGGCGGCCCTTCGGCACGATCCGGAATCGAAGTAG
- a CDS encoding peptidylprolyl isomerase, with the protein MANRVVHFQTTQGDFRVELFEAQAPGTTTNFLSLVEKGFYDGTIFHRVIEGFMIQGGCPEGTGRGGPGYKIKDEIHPELRHGGAGVLSMANAGPNTGGSQFFITLAATGWLDGKHAVFGSVVGGMEVIREIGATKTDRGDRPVTQIVIEKVSVEAPS; encoded by the coding sequence ATGGCGAACCGCGTGGTCCATTTCCAGACGACCCAGGGCGACTTTCGCGTGGAGCTCTTCGAAGCTCAGGCGCCGGGGACGACTACGAACTTCCTCTCTCTTGTGGAGAAGGGGTTTTACGACGGAACCATCTTCCACCGGGTCATCGAAGGGTTCATGATTCAGGGCGGATGCCCGGAAGGGACGGGAAGGGGGGGGCCGGGGTACAAAATCAAGGACGAAATTCACCCTGAGCTCCGTCACGGCGGAGCGGGCGTCCTTTCGATGGCCAACGCGGGGCCGAACACGGGCGGATCGCAGTTTTTCATCACCCTCGCGGCCACCGGGTGGCTCGACGGAAAACACGCCGTCTTCGGGAGCGTCGTAGGGGGAATGGAGGTCATCCGGGAGATCGGAGCCACAAAGACGGACCGGGGAGACCGCCCGGTCACCCAGATCGTCATAGAGAAAGTCTCGGTGGAGGCACCCTCATGA
- a CDS encoding response regulator transcription factor, with protein sequence MSDHILVVDDEPDISALVAYHLARESYRVRTVSDGQEALEAVERERPDLIVLDLMLPGMPGLDVLRELRRRPELENIPVILLTARREEDDRVEGLRLGADDYLSKPFSPQELVLRVGAVLRRVRQHPPGSPGGQLLRGGPVTIDTGAAQVEVNGKPLVLTPTEYRLLLVLVERRGRVQSRRQLLEAVWETTARITTRTVDMHVQRLRAKLGEASDWLETVRGFGYRFRSE encoded by the coding sequence ATGAGCGACCACATCCTCGTCGTGGACGATGAGCCGGACATCTCCGCCCTCGTGGCGTATCACCTGGCGCGGGAGTCTTACCGGGTTCGTACGGTGTCGGACGGACAGGAGGCACTGGAGGCGGTGGAGCGGGAACGCCCCGACCTCATCGTGCTGGATCTCATGCTCCCGGGAATGCCGGGGCTCGATGTCCTGCGCGAGCTGCGTCGCCGCCCCGAGCTTGAAAACATTCCGGTCATTCTCCTCACTGCCCGGCGAGAGGAAGACGATCGAGTCGAGGGGCTCCGGCTGGGAGCGGATGACTACCTCTCGAAGCCCTTTTCTCCCCAGGAGCTCGTTCTCCGGGTCGGTGCGGTGCTCCGGCGGGTCCGCCAGCATCCGCCCGGGAGCCCCGGCGGCCAGCTCCTCCGGGGCGGTCCGGTCACCATAGATACCGGGGCGGCGCAGGTCGAAGTGAATGGCAAGCCTCTCGTTCTCACGCCGACCGAATACAGGCTCCTGCTCGTCCTCGTGGAGCGTCGCGGAAGAGTTCAGTCGCGGAGGCAGCTCCTCGAAGCCGTGTGGGAGACGACGGCGCGGATCACCACGCGAACCGTGGACATGCATGTGCAGCGCCTTCGGGCCAAGCTCGGCGAGGCGTCCGACTGGCTGGAGACGGTCCGGGGCTTCGGGTATCGCTTCAGGTCGGAATAG
- a CDS encoding ATP-binding protein produces MRLRAHHKLFLSYALLVAGVVVALILGVDAALREPLLEQAGDELERELALGRELYAQNAGAEPDSLARYLGRVTGHRVSIIAPNGALVADSRLDAGELAEAESHLDRPEVIAAFAEATGRAVRLSTTTDAEILYAATLTSDGIVLRFGVGIDEIETAVARARRQIIQAGILALLVAAAFSFAFSIWFTRPLRRLRDIAASMGGEAIGARLRGSREDELGELGSALQGLAEELQQRLAQLEGEREEMNALIDSMAEGVLAIGPDGALRRANPAARVMFDLGREVGGIPPEAIARRKPFLELVSRVLDGTSVPPTELTHDEKYLVATAQPLPRGGAVLVFLDTSELRRLEGVRRDFVANASHELKTPLTVIRGHAETLLDEDLPPALRAQFGDSLRANVDRLQSILDDLLDLSRIESGGWKLTPESLDLRETIEESWRSFASAASERRVAFGMTLGAGAEEVEADPEALHQIFTNLFSNALRYTPAGGRIDVVATPMHEGGVQIEVRDTGSGIPAPHLSRIFERFYRVDPARSRSEGGTGLGLSIVRHLIERHGGRVEAESEVGRGTTIRFSLPPEQSPIASPQDPASTPTL; encoded by the coding sequence ATGCGGCTTCGGGCCCACCACAAGCTCTTCCTCAGTTACGCGCTACTGGTCGCGGGAGTCGTTGTCGCCCTGATCCTCGGCGTGGACGCGGCCCTTCGCGAGCCCCTCCTCGAACAGGCGGGCGACGAGCTCGAACGCGAGCTGGCCCTCGGCCGCGAGCTGTACGCACAAAATGCCGGAGCCGAACCGGACTCCCTGGCCCGGTACCTCGGACGGGTCACCGGTCACCGCGTCTCGATCATCGCACCGAACGGTGCCCTCGTCGCCGACTCCCGGCTGGATGCCGGTGAGTTGGCCGAAGCCGAGAGCCATCTGGACCGCCCGGAGGTCATCGCCGCCTTCGCCGAAGCCACGGGGCGGGCCGTTCGTCTTAGCACAACGACGGACGCCGAGATCCTCTACGCCGCGACCCTCACCTCCGACGGCATTGTCCTGCGATTCGGGGTCGGGATCGACGAGATCGAGACCGCCGTGGCGCGGGCCCGCCGTCAGATCATCCAGGCCGGGATCCTCGCCCTCCTCGTCGCCGCAGCCTTTTCCTTTGCGTTCAGCATCTGGTTTACGCGCCCCCTTCGCCGGCTTCGCGACATCGCCGCGTCCATGGGGGGCGAGGCCATCGGTGCGCGACTCCGTGGGTCGCGCGAAGACGAGTTGGGAGAGCTTGGTTCGGCGCTCCAGGGCCTCGCGGAAGAGCTCCAGCAGAGGCTCGCCCAGCTCGAGGGCGAACGGGAGGAGATGAACGCCCTCATCGATTCGATGGCGGAGGGTGTGCTGGCCATCGGCCCGGACGGAGCCCTCCGGCGCGCCAATCCAGCCGCCCGGGTGATGTTCGACCTCGGACGCGAGGTCGGCGGGATCCCGCCCGAGGCGATCGCTCGCCGCAAACCTTTTCTCGAGCTCGTGAGCCGGGTCCTCGACGGCACCTCGGTTCCTCCCACCGAGCTCACCCACGACGAAAAATACCTTGTGGCCACGGCCCAGCCGCTCCCACGCGGAGGAGCGGTCCTCGTCTTCCTCGATACCTCGGAGCTCCGCCGTCTGGAGGGGGTCCGGCGCGACTTCGTGGCGAACGCCTCTCACGAGCTGAAAACACCCCTCACCGTGATCCGAGGGCACGCGGAGACCCTCCTCGACGAGGACCTCCCACCGGCGCTTCGAGCCCAGTTCGGGGACAGTCTCCGCGCGAACGTGGACCGGCTCCAATCCATTCTCGACGATCTTCTCGACCTGTCCAGGATCGAGTCGGGAGGTTGGAAATTGACGCCGGAATCCCTCGACCTGAGGGAGACCATCGAGGAAAGCTGGCGGTCCTTCGCCTCGGCTGCCTCAGAGCGCCGCGTCGCGTTCGGGATGACCCTCGGTGCGGGTGCGGAGGAAGTCGAGGCCGACCCCGAAGCCCTCCATCAAATTTTCACGAATCTCTTCAGCAACGCGCTGCGGTACACGCCGGCGGGGGGTCGGATCGATGTCGTGGCCACTCCCATGCACGAAGGCGGCGTGCAGATCGAGGTCCGGGACACGGGAAGCGGGATTCCCGCTCCGCACCTGAGCCGGATCTTCGAACGGTTCTATCGTGTGGATCCGGCCCGCTCGCGGTCCGAAGGGGGAACCGGCCTCGGCCTTTCGATCGTCCGGCACCTGATCGAGCGGCATGGGGGGCGCGTCGAAGCCGAGAGCGAAGTCGGGCGCGGCACGACGATCCGATTCTCCCTCCCACCCGAGCAGTCACCTA